In the Paramisgurnus dabryanus chromosome 5, PD_genome_1.1, whole genome shotgun sequence genome, one interval contains:
- the LOC141282182 gene encoding uncharacterized protein: MQHHYTQYKESDWHMRSKDREAVKEVLPGLRRVSVPHITLTTDTRRRPRRTASQHPSRCSFTDRVQANGDAIAQHEHGKTPLVIVTCTTCHMYSLASSVSIEGFTCAKCIEVVRLTEKVAELEARIRTLVEDSKTANVIVTNTVSGAPSVKRNTHGSVPTSESRRLTNWVTVRRHSHIRHPNHAPVLISNRFSPLSNTPAETSVKSALVIGDSILRNVDIEAPATIVDCIPGARASDIRSKLKVLANAKRKFSKIVIHAGTNDTRLRQSEITKDTIKEVCEIAKTMSDNVICSGPLPAYRGDETYSRLVSLHGWMSKWCPQHNVGFIDNWKHFRGRPDLLKKEGLHPSPEGSAILSRNLTNSLTFDIV; encoded by the exons atgcaacatcattacacacagtacaaggagtcagactggcatatgaggagcaaag atcgggaagctgtgaaggaggtgctgcccggccttcgcagagtcagcgtgcctcacatcaccctgaccacagacactcgtaggcggccgaggcgtactgcgagccagcacccgtctcgatgcagcttcacggaccgcgttcaggcgaacggagacgccatcgcccagcatgaacacggtaagactccgcttgtcattgtaacctgcactacttgccacatgtacagtttagcttcttccgtcagcatagaggggtttacatgtgctaagtgtattgaagtagtaaggctgacggagaaggttgctgaactagaagcgcgcatccgaacgctagttgaggacagtaagaccgctaatgttattgttacaaacactgtttcgggtgcgcctagtgttaagcgtaatacacatggctcggttccgacttcagagtcaaggcggctgactaactgggtgactgtcaggcggcatagtcacattcggcacccaaatcacgctcctgttttaatatcaaacagattttctccactcagcaatacaccggctgagacgtctgttaaaagtgccctggttattggagattctatactcaggaacgttgacattgaggcaccagccaccatagtcgattgtataccgggagccagagcgtctgacattagatccaaattaaaagtgctggctaatgctaaacgtaagttttctaagattgttattcacgccggcacgaatgacaccagactccgccagtcggagatcaccaaagatactattaaagaggtgtgtgaaattgcaaaaacaatgtcagacaatgtaatttgctctggtcccctccccgcctaccggggagatgaaacttacagtagattagtgtctcttcatggctggatgtcaaagtggtgccctcagcataacgtagggtttatagacaattggaagcatttccggggaagacctgacctgctaaagaaagaaggcctccatccgtctccggaaggtagtgctatactctctagaaatctgaccaatagtcttacttttgatatagtctga